In a genomic window of Coriobacteriia bacterium:
- a CDS encoding aminotransferase class V-fold PLP-dependent enzyme encodes MASVEEVPEEEPRGVPAHYLDHAATSWPKPPGVAEAMVRSLDELGGNPGRGAYTMAMNAARAVLSTRAALAKMLGVHESRNIILTTGCTEGLNLVLRGFLQPGMRVVVSSMEHNAVSRPLHALAGSGVEVVVIDADSTGLIDPDDIEAAVSAAHTDAVVCLHVSNVSGTIQPIADLTDIAHAAGARMIVDGAQSVGHLPVDLEALGVDAWVASGHKGLLGPQGVGVLYLAPDFNLAELISGGTGSGASEEPIQPRTRPDRYEAGTRNMPGIAGLGAAIAYLAEHGDAIRAEEARLTRRLIEGFAEIPGVRVLGPAVDVARVPVVSIVAEGHDLGLLAGALDREFGIAVRSGLHCAPWAHRTLGTMATGALRFGLGWSTTDADLDAALEAMRELRAG; translated from the coding sequence GTGGCAAGTGTTGAAGAAGTTCCGGAGGAGGAGCCTCGCGGCGTCCCCGCGCACTATCTCGACCACGCGGCGACCTCGTGGCCCAAGCCTCCCGGCGTCGCCGAGGCAATGGTGCGCTCGCTCGACGAACTCGGCGGCAACCCCGGGCGCGGCGCGTACACGATGGCGATGAACGCCGCTCGCGCCGTGCTCTCGACACGGGCCGCGCTCGCGAAGATGCTCGGCGTGCACGAGTCGCGCAACATCATCCTCACCACCGGCTGCACGGAAGGCCTGAACCTCGTGCTGCGCGGTTTCCTTCAGCCGGGCATGCGCGTCGTGGTCTCCTCGATGGAGCACAACGCGGTTAGCCGGCCGCTCCACGCCCTTGCCGGCAGCGGCGTCGAGGTCGTCGTCATCGACGCGGATTCGACGGGGCTCATCGATCCCGACGACATCGAAGCCGCCGTCAGCGCGGCTCACACCGACGCCGTCGTCTGTCTGCACGTCTCCAACGTCTCCGGCACCATCCAGCCGATCGCCGACCTCACCGACATAGCGCATGCCGCCGGCGCGCGCATGATCGTCGACGGCGCGCAGTCGGTTGGTCACCTGCCGGTCGACCTCGAGGCACTGGGCGTCGACGCCTGGGTGGCCTCGGGCCACAAGGGGCTGCTCGGCCCGCAAGGCGTGGGAGTGCTCTATCTCGCGCCCGATTTCAACCTCGCCGAACTCATCTCCGGCGGCACCGGCAGCGGCGCCTCCGAGGAACCCATCCAGCCGCGTACCCGTCCCGACCGCTACGAAGCCGGTACCCGCAACATGCCCGGCATCGCGGGTCTTGGCGCTGCGATTGCGTACCTCGCCGAGCACGGCGACGCGATCCGCGCCGAGGAAGCGCGTCTCACCCGCCGCCTCATCGAAGGCTTCGCTGAGATCCCCGGCGTGCGTGTTCTCGGCCCCGCCGTCGACGTGGCCCGCGTGCCCGTGGTGAGCATCGTTGCCGAGGGGCACGACCTAGGTCTGCTCGCCGGCGCGCTCGACCGCGAGTTCGGGATCGCCGTGCGCTCGGGCCTGCACTGCGCGCCGTGGGCGCATCGCACGCTCGGCACGATGGCAACCGGCGCACTGCGCTTCGGCCTGGGCTGGTCGACGACGGATGCCGATTTGGACGCGGCGCTCGAGGCGATGAGGGAGTTGCGCGCGGGCTGA
- a CDS encoding nitrogenase molybdenum-iron cofactor biosynthesis protein produces the protein MKVCFPVMADEGTASQIYGHFASAPLFVIVDTDTLQSGSIANCDPEAPLVGCDPFRALRHQALDGIVVGGIGDESVRVMNICGFRVFRASSSSVAENLTLFEANGLPEVEMAQSQLEGRCDAGSGAQTCSHGVH, from the coding sequence ATGAAAGTATGTTTCCCGGTTATGGCCGATGAAGGTACTGCGAGTCAGATCTACGGTCATTTCGCATCGGCTCCACTCTTCGTCATCGTCGACACCGATACCCTGCAAAGCGGCTCAATCGCCAACTGCGATCCGGAAGCTCCTCTCGTTGGCTGCGACCCGTTTCGCGCTCTCCGGCACCAAGCTCTTGACGGGATTGTGGTTGGAGGGATCGGCGACGAGTCGGTACGGGTCATGAACATCTGCGGATTCAGAGTCTTTCGGGCCAGCTCCTCATCGGTTGCCGAGAACCTCACGTTGTTCGAGGCTAACGGCCTGCCGGAGGTGGAGATGGCACAAAGCCAATTGGAAGGTCGGTGCGACGCCGGATCGGGTGCGCAAACCTGCAGTCACGGCGTTCACTAA
- a CDS encoding molybdopterin-dependent oxidoreductase has product MNKKVLVVNGIPRTLIVDPEARLSDVLRKQLHLTGVKVGCGMAQCGCCNVILGDKLIRSCSMKMKKVENGTEITTIEGIGTPLNLHPLQKAFISHGALQCGFCTPGFIVSAKALLDHNPSPTREDVRDWFQRNRNACRCTGYGMIVDAVMDAAKVMRGEMPENALDFELPADGVIYGSRAPRPSAIAKACGLWDFGADMGLQLPDDTLQCALVQPEVSHALIKGIDTTEAEKMPGVFKVVTHKDVKGKNRITGLITFPANKGDGWDRPILNDEKIFQYGDVVAIVCADTIENAKAAAAAVKVDLEVLPAYMNAPAAMADDAIEIHPGTPNIYYECTLNKGEDTKPIMAKAAHVVEGEYYLQRQPHMPLEPDVGFAYIDGEGRLVIHSKSIGLYLHLYMIAPGLGVDPSEIVLVQNPTGGTFGYKFSPTMEALVGAATLATGRPCYLGYDWYQQQTYTGKRSPMWLRIKMGADEDGKLLAMETDWSVDHGPYSEFGDLLTTRVAQFAGAGYDIKSIRGLGRTVCTNHSWGSAFRAYGSPQAFLASESIMDELAKEMDIDPFELRYKNIYRPGATNPSGQTPEVFCLEEMFDIMRPKYQAAVAAAKAGSTDTKKRGVGVSVGVYGCGLDGPDSSSAAAELNPDGSVTVFNTWQDHGQGADAGTLAFAHNTLRPLGLKPEQIHLSMNDTSDDPNSGPSGGSRSNTVTGNAIHAACNLLLDAMRKADGTYWSYDEMIAAGIPVKYEGTWTTPCTPMDENMQGNPFCNYMYALFMSEVEVDVETGKTNLLKMTYVGDNGTISNRLVVDGQVYGGMAQGIGLALSEDFEDLKKQTTLIASGFPYIKDVPDTLEAIYTEYPRPDGAFGQSGVGEGPLTSPHVSIINAIDNACGVRIRSLPAYPEKVLAALKSPKKAFDVSDALEGGYMSQGGFETLKK; this is encoded by the coding sequence ATGAACAAGAAAGTTCTCGTCGTCAACGGCATCCCGCGAACGTTGATCGTCGACCCGGAAGCTCGCCTGTCAGATGTGTTGCGCAAGCAGCTGCATCTGACCGGCGTGAAGGTGGGCTGCGGCATGGCCCAATGCGGGTGCTGCAATGTGATCCTGGGCGACAAACTCATCCGCTCGTGTTCCATGAAGATGAAGAAGGTGGAAAACGGGACCGAGATTACCACAATCGAAGGTATCGGCACGCCACTGAACCTTCACCCGCTCCAGAAGGCATTCATTTCCCATGGAGCTTTGCAGTGCGGCTTCTGCACTCCTGGCTTCATCGTCTCGGCCAAGGCCCTGCTCGATCATAATCCGAGCCCTACGCGCGAGGACGTTCGCGACTGGTTCCAGAGGAACCGCAACGCCTGCCGATGCACGGGGTACGGAATGATCGTCGACGCGGTCATGGACGCCGCAAAAGTGATGCGCGGCGAGATGCCGGAAAACGCGCTGGACTTCGAGCTTCCCGCTGACGGCGTAATCTACGGCTCGCGCGCGCCTCGCCCCTCGGCAATTGCCAAGGCCTGCGGCTTGTGGGACTTCGGCGCCGACATGGGTCTCCAGCTCCCCGACGACACTCTGCAGTGCGCACTAGTCCAGCCTGAGGTCTCGCACGCTCTCATCAAAGGCATCGACACGACCGAGGCCGAAAAGATGCCGGGCGTGTTCAAAGTCGTCACGCATAAGGACGTCAAGGGCAAGAACCGCATCACGGGTCTGATCACCTTCCCCGCCAACAAAGGCGATGGATGGGACCGCCCCATCTTGAACGACGAGAAAATCTTCCAGTACGGCGATGTCGTCGCCATCGTCTGCGCCGACACCATCGAGAACGCGAAGGCAGCAGCGGCGGCGGTCAAGGTCGACCTAGAAGTGCTGCCGGCCTACATGAATGCGCCGGCCGCCATGGCTGACGACGCCATCGAGATTCATCCCGGCACGCCCAACATCTACTACGAGTGCACCCTGAACAAGGGCGAAGACACCAAGCCGATCATGGCGAAGGCGGCACACGTCGTCGAAGGCGAATACTACCTGCAACGTCAGCCCCACATGCCGCTCGAGCCTGATGTTGGTTTCGCCTACATCGACGGCGAGGGCCGCTTGGTCATCCATTCGAAGTCGATCGGGCTGTATCTGCACCTCTATATGATCGCCCCAGGCCTCGGGGTGGACCCGAGCGAGATCGTTCTCGTCCAGAATCCGACGGGCGGCACGTTCGGCTACAAGTTCAGCCCGACTATGGAGGCACTTGTCGGCGCCGCGACTCTGGCAACCGGCCGCCCGTGCTACCTCGGCTATGACTGGTACCAGCAGCAGACGTACACCGGCAAGCGCTCGCCAATGTGGCTCAGGATCAAGATGGGCGCCGATGAGGACGGCAAGCTCCTCGCCATGGAGACCGACTGGAGCGTCGACCACGGCCCCTATTCGGAGTTCGGTGACCTGCTGACGACGCGTGTCGCACAGTTTGCAGGTGCGGGATACGACATCAAGAGCATCCGCGGCTTGGGACGCACCGTCTGCACGAACCACTCGTGGGGCTCGGCGTTTCGCGCTTATGGCTCTCCGCAGGCGTTTCTCGCTTCCGAGTCAATCATGGACGAGCTTGCCAAAGAAATGGATATCGACCCGTTCGAACTGCGCTACAAGAACATCTATCGACCAGGGGCGACCAACCCCAGCGGACAGACACCCGAGGTCTTCTGCCTTGAAGAGATGTTCGACATCATGCGACCCAAGTACCAGGCAGCCGTGGCAGCAGCCAAGGCGGGTTCCACGGACACCAAAAAGCGGGGCGTCGGTGTTTCGGTCGGCGTGTACGGATGCGGTCTCGACGGTCCGGATTCGTCGTCAGCTGCGGCGGAGCTCAATCCCGACGGCAGCGTGACCGTCTTCAACACGTGGCAGGACCACGGCCAAGGCGCGGACGCCGGCACGCTCGCATTCGCCCACAACACCCTGCGCCCTCTTGGGCTCAAGCCGGAGCAGATCCATCTCAGCATGAACGACACGAGCGACGATCCGAACTCCGGCCCCTCCGGCGGGAGCCGCTCGAATACGGTCACCGGCAACGCCATTCATGCGGCATGCAACCTACTGCTCGACGCCATGCGCAAAGCGGATGGCACCTACTGGAGCTACGACGAGATGATCGCGGCCGGAATTCCGGTCAAGTACGAGGGCACCTGGACCACACCGTGTACGCCCATGGACGAGAACATGCAGGGCAATCCCTTCTGCAACTACATGTACGCCCTGTTCATGTCCGAAGTCGAAGTTGACGTCGAGACCGGCAAGACGAATCTGCTCAAGATGACGTATGTCGGAGACAACGGAACCATCAGCAACCGGCTTGTCGTCGACGGTCAGGTGTACGGTGGCATGGCTCAGGGCATCGGCCTGGCTCTCAGCGAGGACTTCGAGGACCTGAAGAAACAGACGACGCTTATCGCTTCGGGCTTCCCGTACATCAAGGATGTCCCGGACACTCTGGAGGCCATCTACACCGAGTACCCGCGTCCCGATGGAGCCTTCGGCCAGTCCGGAGTCGGCGAGGGTCCGCTGACCTCTCCGCACGTCTCTATCATCAACGCCATAGACAACGCCTGCGGCGTGCGCATCAGATCGCTGCCGGCCTACCCGGAGAAGGTGCTGGCTGCGCTGAAGTCGCCCAAGAAAGCATTCGACGTCAGTGATGCTCTGGAAGGCGGGTACATGTCGCAAGGTGGATTCGAAACACTGAAGAAGTAG
- a CDS encoding NAD(P)-binding protein, translated as MEQDELREWERKCIQEEAPGCTAACPIHVDARLFAKEMARGDWEAAFQALARSMPFPGILARICDHPCEMKCKRREVDDPIALGALERFCIERTTGKVRPQLLPRREQTIAVLGGGLAGLTVAWDLRKKGFGVTIFEPSDRIGGSLWDLAEHLLPPGIIREELAVLDALKTEIRLDETLNASAFETICREYEAVFVDREATAECDLPLGRDREREIAVDAASGGTSQERVYAGGGTRRSGTYSPINEAYQGRKGALSIERFIQKAQMSAGRESEGPFDTRLFTSLDGIEKAPRMRPANVGAGFDETEARAEASRCIQCECMECTKVCLYLERYDGYPKKYARQIFGNERVVLGAAHTKNQFVNSCSDCGLCETVCPNSFDMGDLCLQARRTMRKQEIMPASFHEFALQDMAYSNGERFALSRNEPGRTASAWLYFPSCQLCATSPGEVLASYRYLRERLTGGVGIMLGCCGAPAFWAGRDDLFEEAMGTLRRTWESMGRPNVITACSNCRGLIARHLPDVESISLWKVLEDNGLPLQTCAASGTTVSIADPCTTRHDRETQDGIRRIAQSLGIAVDELLLSRERPECCGYGGLMYNANPKLADDVITHRAVPPRRDDSVSPTTPFRPPGGWYRSQKLQDSDTAYYHTEVSAHDYLAYCAMCRDNLAAAGKRVSHLIELLFPAAEDTDPAARGWISWTERRSNRAKVKQGVLRELGEKGEDVATTRDGLALEMRPEVRRKIDERRILEDDIRSVIEHAESTGQRLHNVHSGQYRAYRQLQNVTFWVDYTPSGDDRFDVHNAYSHRMVIVGVKR; from the coding sequence TTGGAGCAAGATGAGCTGCGGGAATGGGAACGCAAGTGCATCCAAGAAGAGGCTCCGGGATGCACTGCGGCCTGCCCGATCCACGTCGACGCCCGGCTGTTTGCGAAGGAGATGGCCCGGGGCGACTGGGAGGCCGCGTTTCAGGCGCTTGCCCGATCGATGCCGTTCCCCGGGATCCTAGCGAGGATCTGTGACCACCCCTGCGAGATGAAGTGCAAGCGGCGCGAGGTCGACGATCCGATCGCGCTCGGCGCGCTTGAGCGCTTCTGCATCGAGCGGACAACCGGAAAGGTCAGGCCCCAGCTTCTCCCGCGCAGAGAGCAGACGATCGCCGTTCTCGGCGGCGGGCTCGCAGGCCTGACGGTAGCTTGGGACCTCCGCAAGAAGGGTTTTGGCGTGACGATCTTCGAGCCGAGCGATCGTATCGGCGGATCGTTGTGGGATCTTGCCGAGCACCTCCTGCCGCCCGGGATCATCCGCGAAGAGCTTGCGGTACTGGACGCGCTCAAGACCGAAATCCGGCTTGACGAGACTCTGAACGCATCGGCGTTCGAGACAATCTGTCGAGAGTACGAAGCTGTCTTCGTCGATCGGGAAGCCACCGCGGAGTGTGACCTGCCGCTGGGGCGGGACCGCGAGAGGGAAATCGCGGTCGACGCCGCATCCGGGGGGACCAGCCAGGAAAGGGTGTACGCAGGGGGCGGGACCCGGAGAAGCGGGACCTACTCTCCGATTAACGAGGCGTACCAGGGTCGCAAGGGCGCCCTGTCAATCGAGCGGTTCATCCAGAAGGCGCAGATGAGCGCCGGAAGAGAGAGCGAGGGGCCCTTCGACACGCGGCTCTTCACGAGCTTGGACGGAATCGAGAAGGCTCCGCGCATGCGACCGGCGAATGTCGGCGCTGGGTTCGATGAAACCGAGGCACGCGCCGAAGCGAGCCGCTGCATCCAGTGCGAATGCATGGAGTGCACGAAGGTCTGCCTCTACCTGGAGCGCTACGACGGCTACCCAAAGAAGTACGCTCGACAGATCTTCGGCAACGAGCGAGTCGTTCTCGGCGCGGCCCACACGAAGAACCAGTTCGTGAACTCGTGCAGCGACTGCGGCCTATGCGAGACCGTGTGTCCGAACAGCTTCGACATGGGCGACCTGTGCCTGCAGGCGCGCCGGACAATGCGCAAACAGGAAATCATGCCGGCGTCGTTCCACGAATTCGCCTTGCAAGATATGGCCTACAGCAACGGTGAACGCTTCGCACTCAGCCGTAACGAGCCGGGCCGGACTGCGAGCGCCTGGCTCTACTTCCCCAGTTGTCAGCTCTGCGCAACTTCCCCAGGCGAGGTGCTGGCTTCCTACCGATACCTGAGGGAGCGACTCACCGGCGGGGTCGGAATCATGCTCGGTTGTTGCGGAGCACCCGCCTTCTGGGCCGGTCGCGACGACTTGTTCGAGGAGGCCATGGGAACGCTGCGACGCACGTGGGAGTCGATGGGAAGACCTAACGTCATCACCGCGTGCTCCAACTGTCGCGGCCTCATCGCACGGCACCTCCCTGACGTGGAGTCGATCTCGCTATGGAAAGTCCTAGAGGACAACGGACTGCCCCTCCAGACCTGTGCGGCGTCGGGAACGACCGTGTCCATTGCCGACCCCTGTACCACCCGTCATGACAGAGAGACGCAGGATGGCATCAGGCGAATCGCCCAGTCACTCGGGATAGCTGTCGATGAGCTCCTCTTGAGCCGTGAGAGGCCCGAATGCTGTGGCTATGGCGGGCTCATGTACAACGCCAACCCAAAGCTTGCCGATGACGTGATCACCCATCGCGCCGTGCCACCCAGGCGCGATGATAGCGTCTCGCCCACGACACCGTTTAGGCCGCCCGGCGGGTGGTATCGGTCGCAGAAGCTGCAAGACAGCGACACCGCCTACTACCACACCGAGGTGAGCGCGCACGACTACCTCGCCTACTGCGCCATGTGCCGCGACAATCTGGCCGCAGCCGGCAAGAGGGTCAGCCATCTGATCGAGCTTCTCTTCCCGGCCGCCGAGGATACGGACCCGGCCGCCCGCGGCTGGATCTCGTGGACCGAGCGCCGCAGCAATCGCGCTAAGGTGAAGCAGGGAGTGCTCAGAGAGCTTGGCGAGAAGGGTGAAGACGTGGCAACGACGCGGGACGGCCTGGCGCTGGAGATGCGCCCCGAGGTACGGCGCAAGATCGATGAACGGCGGATCCTTGAGGACGACATCCGCTCAGTGATCGAGCATGCGGAGAGCACTGGGCAGCGACTGCACAACGTGCACAGCGGGCAGTACCGAGCCTACCGCCAGCTGCAAAACGTAACGTTCTGGGTTGACTACACGCCTAGCGGAGACGATCGGTTCGATGTCCACAATGCCTATTCACATCGCATGGTGATCGTGGGGGTCAAGCGATGA
- a CDS encoding DNA-binding protein gives MNLTDIAQDWSCTSCGGELEIVKVQFAYMKGHFEVDLPACKDCGLVLVPEELATGKMAEAERILEDK, from the coding sequence ATGAACCTGACTGATATCGCCCAGGATTGGAGTTGCACTTCCTGCGGAGGAGAACTTGAGATCGTGAAGGTGCAGTTCGCCTACATGAAAGGCCATTTCGAAGTCGATCTTCCTGCCTGCAAAGACTGCGGGCTTGTCTTGGTCCCAGAGGAGTTGGCGACCGGCAAAATGGCCGAAGCGGAGCGGATCCTTGAAGACAAGTAG
- a CDS encoding class I SAM-dependent methyltransferase, whose translation MKTSSGDTYVSCVSRYESGPIRDITGAAIRPGGLALTERAIDFCCLSTGARILDVGCGAGASVEYLTDRGFVASGVDISRTLLAEGLDRNPALQLTEACAEALPFAEETQDCILCECVLSLLKEPLQALAEFARVLRPGGHLILSDMYVRGAGMPSSPDCGLGGPVTRGEIGAWLSESGFATLLWEDHTSLVREMAARFVLAGGSAEGFSCATEVGGAVVLPGYYLLVGAKNRTRSVI comes from the coding sequence TTGAAGACAAGTAGCGGCGATACGTACGTGTCCTGCGTGAGCCGATACGAATCGGGGCCGATACGCGACATCACAGGAGCTGCCATCCGTCCGGGCGGTCTGGCACTGACCGAGCGCGCGATCGACTTCTGCTGCTTATCGACAGGTGCACGCATTCTCGACGTCGGCTGCGGAGCCGGTGCCAGCGTCGAGTACCTGACCGACCGCGGATTCGTCGCCAGCGGCGTCGACATCTCGCGAACTCTCCTCGCCGAAGGCCTGGATCGCAATCCTGCCCTTCAGCTAACCGAAGCGTGCGCCGAGGCATTGCCCTTCGCCGAGGAGACCCAAGATTGCATCCTCTGCGAGTGCGTGCTGTCACTCCTGAAGGAGCCTCTGCAGGCGCTGGCCGAGTTTGCGCGGGTGTTGCGCCCAGGCGGCCACCTCATTCTGAGCGACATGTATGTCCGGGGGGCAGGCATGCCCAGCAGCCCTGACTGCGGTCTCGGCGGACCGGTAACCCGTGGGGAGATCGGGGCATGGCTCTCCGAGAGCGGCTTTGCGACGCTTCTCTGGGAGGATCACACCTCTCTTGTCCGCGAGATGGCGGCGCGCTTCGTCCTAGCGGGTGGTTCCGCCGAGGGATTCTCTTGCGCAACGGAGGTGGGCGGCGCCGTGGTACTGCCGGGCTATTACCTTCTGGTTGGGGCAAAGAACCGAACAAGGAGCGTGATCTGA